The Rhodopirellula halodulae DNA segment CCCAGCACGGCACAAGAGATTTGCATTGAAAATCCGTCGCCAGCAGCTCGCGTGGTGTCAGCGATGCTGATGCGAACGGGCCAACCTCTGGGCGACATCGAACGCGCGGCGGGGGAGGCATTGCAACGCGAAGCGGATCGCTACGCGGGTCCAGTTCGTTGGCTGACACTGGCCGCTGCGGCGACTCCATTGATGGGATTGCTGGGAACTGTTTGGGGCATGATCGTTGCTTTCCATGAATCCAGCACGCTGACCGCCGACCGCAGCCGCAGCGAACAACTCTCCGAAGGCATCTACACCGCGTTGGTCACCACGTTGGCGGGTTTGGCCGTCGCCATTCCCGCGGCCATTTTGGCTCAATACCTTGAGAACCGAATCGCGAAATTGTTCCATCGGATCGAAGAACTGGCGTTCGTGATCGCTCCTGGATTGGTGCGATTCGTTGGCCGTTCACGGATGGATGAGGAGGGTCAATTGCGACCGCTGGACAACGGCACGCCACCACCGATGGCCATTCATTCACCGCCTCCCGTCGCTT contains these protein-coding regions:
- a CDS encoding MotA/TolQ/ExbB proton channel family protein gives rise to the protein MSIALLWSMTLVFAAPALLPDQRLLAQDSAEPAGTPGSIVDAADIQSVMNDEPTQQPGSDQPSGIDLLSLIARGGRFMIPIGLMSMLVVTLSVERMLSLRTEKILPRSLVNQITDLAAKHESFPPSTAQEICIENPSPAARVVSAMLMRTGQPLGDIERAAGEALQREADRYAGPVRWLTLAAAATPLMGLLGTVWGMIVAFHESSTLTADRSRSEQLSEGIYTALVTTLAGLAVAIPAAILAQYLENRIAKLFHRIEELAFVIAPGLVRFVGRSRMDEEGQLRPLDNGTPPPMAIHSPPPVASS